In a single window of the Tellurirhabdus bombi genome:
- a CDS encoding glutamate-5-semialdehyde dehydrogenase — translation MSIHSLLQQTQQASAAVRALSDATKTHLLNRLADLVQDNEAVILAENAKDLDALPDTDPKKDRLLLTDKRIADLANSLREVAQLPDPAGQVLLEREIEQGLVLRKVAVPLGVVGVIYESRPNVTLDVASLCLRSGNACVLKGGKEAHHSNLALVALIHRALQEFQVPEAAVLLLPPDRAVVNDLLTATRYVDIIIPRGSESLIQYVRKNSLVPTIETGAGVCHTYVEASADVEKARDIVVNAKVSRPSVCNSLDCIVVDEAIAATFLPLLVTDFTKWNVEVFADDAAYRILCDGAHYPNLKHAQPDDFGREFLDYKCAVRVVSGLDEALTHIQLFSSRHSEAIVSKNQAAIDRFLNEVDAAAVYANASTRFTDGGVFGLGAEIGISTQKLHARGPFALEKLVTEKWIVRGDGQVRW, via the coding sequence ATGAGTATACATTCTTTACTTCAGCAAACCCAGCAGGCTTCGGCGGCGGTACGGGCGCTAAGTGATGCCACAAAAACCCACCTGCTGAATCGGCTGGCTGATCTGGTGCAGGACAATGAAGCAGTTATTCTGGCAGAAAATGCGAAAGATCTCGACGCTTTGCCCGATACCGATCCGAAGAAAGACCGGTTATTATTGACCGACAAGCGAATTGCCGATCTGGCCAACAGCCTGCGCGAAGTGGCCCAACTGCCCGATCCGGCGGGGCAGGTGCTGCTTGAGCGAGAAATTGAGCAAGGATTGGTGCTTCGGAAAGTGGCGGTGCCGCTGGGCGTAGTGGGCGTTATTTACGAATCGCGGCCCAACGTGACGCTTGATGTAGCCTCGCTTTGCCTGCGGTCGGGGAATGCCTGCGTCCTGAAAGGCGGGAAAGAAGCCCATCACTCCAATTTGGCGCTGGTGGCCTTGATTCACCGGGCTTTACAGGAGTTTCAGGTGCCCGAAGCTGCCGTTCTGCTGTTGCCGCCGGATCGGGCCGTGGTCAATGACTTACTGACTGCAACGCGTTACGTGGACATCATTATCCCGCGTGGTTCCGAAAGTCTGATTCAATACGTTCGGAAAAACTCGCTGGTACCGACCATTGAAACAGGGGCGGGCGTTTGCCATACCTACGTAGAGGCTAGCGCCGATGTGGAAAAGGCGCGGGATATTGTGGTAAATGCCAAAGTATCAAGGCCCTCCGTTTGTAATTCGCTGGATTGTATTGTGGTTGATGAAGCCATTGCGGCTACGTTTCTGCCTTTGTTGGTGACCGATTTTACCAAATGGAACGTGGAGGTTTTCGCCGATGATGCGGCTTACCGAATCCTGTGCGATGGCGCTCATTACCCAAATCTGAAACACGCCCAGCCGGATGATTTTGGTCGGGAATTTCTGGATTATAAATGCGCGGTTCGGGTGGTGTCGGGGCTGGACGAGGCATTGACGCACATTCAACTGTTTTCGTCGCGTCACTCGGAAGCCATTGTGTCAAAGAACCAGGCGGCCATTGATCGCTTCCTGAATGAAGTGGATGCGGCGGCGGTATACGCCAATGCGTCGACCCGTTTCACCGACGGCGGGGTTTTTGGGCTAGGTGCTGAAATCGGTATCTCGACCCAGAAATTACACGCCCGGGGGCCATTTGCCCTGGAAAAGCTGGTTACCGAAAAATGGATTGTTCGGGGCGATGGCCAGGTGCGCTGGTAA
- the proB gene encoding glutamate 5-kinase, protein MSVLIIKFGTASITSADGSLNEAAIATIAGQVAQLHKRYRIVLVSSGAVGAGRGLIHGYRGEIAQRKAAAAVGNLLLLNTYNRYFSEYNIPIAQTLCERHHFANREQFLQLKETVQELWKNGIIPIANENDVVSDRELKFSDNDELATLIAVGFGASDLMLCTSVGGLLDADGKIIPTIEQVDESIFSLVRNEKSALGLGGMASKLTFAKLATRMGIRTTIFGLNQPDGILRALAGETGTHFLRQEGTQPAKRRWLGSGSLTAGRIRIDAGAVSALQRRNSLLAVGVQAVEGDFTRGEVVEVCDEKGNAVAVARARLSSEIIEKERGMPNIEVANANDIVIL, encoded by the coding sequence TTGTCGGTTTTAATTATCAAATTCGGTACGGCTTCCATAACGAGCGCCGATGGTTCGTTGAATGAAGCGGCCATTGCTACCATTGCCGGACAGGTGGCCCAATTGCACAAGCGTTACCGCATCGTCCTGGTTTCGTCGGGGGCGGTGGGCGCCGGGCGTGGACTTATTCACGGGTATCGCGGCGAAATCGCGCAACGAAAAGCGGCGGCGGCAGTCGGTAACCTGTTGTTACTGAATACGTATAACCGTTATTTCTCGGAATACAACATTCCCATTGCCCAGACCCTTTGCGAGCGGCACCACTTTGCCAACCGGGAGCAGTTTCTACAGCTGAAAGAAACGGTTCAGGAGCTTTGGAAAAATGGCATTATTCCCATCGCCAATGAAAACGACGTGGTGAGCGACCGGGAGTTGAAGTTTTCGGATAATGACGAGCTGGCCACCCTGATTGCGGTCGGGTTTGGCGCTTCCGATCTGATGCTCTGTACGTCGGTAGGTGGCTTGCTGGATGCAGACGGAAAAATCATTCCAACCATCGAGCAGGTGGATGAGTCTATCTTCAGTCTGGTGCGTAACGAAAAGTCAGCCCTGGGGCTGGGTGGAATGGCCTCCAAGCTGACGTTTGCCAAGCTGGCCACGCGCATGGGCATTCGGACAACCATTTTCGGGCTCAATCAGCCGGATGGCATCCTTCGGGCGCTGGCTGGCGAGACCGGAACGCATTTTCTGCGGCAGGAAGGAACGCAACCGGCCAAACGACGTTGGCTGGGGAGCGGTAGCCTGACGGCGGGTCGGATTCGCATTGATGCGGGCGCTGTTTCGGCCCTGCAACGGCGAAATAGCTTACTGGCCGTAGGGGTACAGGCGGTTGAAGGTGACTTTACGAGGGGTGAGGTTGTGGAAGTATGCGACGAAAAGGGAAATGCCGTGGCGGTTGCCCGCGCCCGTTTATCGTCCGAAATCATTGAAAAAGAACGCGGTATGCCCAACATCGAAGTGGCCAATGCCAATGATATTGTGATTCTATGA
- a CDS encoding nucleoside deaminase, which yields MIGHEEAIREAIQLAREGMEAGQGGPFGAVIVKDGQIVGRGFNQVIATNDPTAHAEMVAIRDACRNLGSVQLEGCTLYTSCEPCPMCLGAIYWARPEKIFFGCFHSDAAKAGFDDHFIYQELEKDREQRTIPQQQLLRDEAWDVFAEWIEKENKTHY from the coding sequence ATGATAGGACACGAAGAGGCCATTCGCGAAGCCATCCAACTGGCGCGGGAAGGCATGGAGGCCGGGCAAGGGGGGCCTTTTGGTGCTGTAATCGTTAAAGATGGCCAGATTGTGGGGCGCGGTTTTAATCAGGTTATCGCTACCAACGACCCCACCGCCCACGCCGAAATGGTCGCCATTCGGGATGCCTGTCGCAACCTGGGCAGTGTTCAGTTGGAAGGCTGCACGCTCTATACCTCCTGCGAACCCTGCCCCATGTGCCTCGGGGCCATCTACTGGGCGCGTCCAGAAAAGATTTTTTTTGGTTGTTTTCATTCCGATGCGGCCAAAGCGGGTTTCGACGATCATTTTATCTACCAGGAACTGGAAAAAGACCGCGAGCAGCGCACGATTCCCCAGCAGCAACTTCTTCGCGATGAAGCCTGGGACGTGTTTGCCGAGTGGATCGAAAAAGAAAATAAAACGCATTATTAA
- a CDS encoding thiamine diphosphokinase, with translation MSSHHIVREKQEPALLIANGESCDPELLGQLLEWSPFVAVLDNAIWRVLDLGFKVDAWLGDFDDNPDFELVRAQQYPLEIVHTPDQNKTDLDKGIEFLIERGFPAVNIVWATGRRADHTITNMTNIIRYKEQIKIVMLDDYSKITPLNGSFKKWYAKGTPISLIPVGQVDGLQTEGLKYNLHDESLTLGYRTGSSNEAAEDGFVRIRYAKGDLLLMECWD, from the coding sequence ATGTCATCCCACCATATCGTTCGTGAAAAGCAGGAACCCGCCTTATTGATTGCCAACGGCGAAAGCTGCGATCCAGAATTGCTGGGCCAACTCCTCGAATGGAGTCCGTTTGTGGCCGTGCTGGACAATGCCATCTGGCGGGTGCTGGATCTGGGCTTTAAGGTAGACGCCTGGCTGGGTGATTTCGATGATAATCCCGATTTTGAGCTGGTTCGCGCGCAGCAATATCCCCTTGAGATTGTCCATACACCCGACCAAAACAAAACCGACCTGGACAAGGGCATCGAATTCTTGATTGAACGGGGCTTCCCGGCAGTAAATATCGTTTGGGCAACGGGTCGCCGCGCCGACCATACCATCACGAACATGACCAACATCATCCGCTACAAAGAGCAGATTAAGATTGTGATGCTGGATGATTACTCGAAAATTACGCCCTTGAATGGCTCTTTTAAAAAATGGTACGCCAAAGGCACACCGATTTCGCTGATTCCGGTGGGGCAAGTTGATGGCCTTCAGACTGAGGGACTGAAATACAACCTTCACGATGAATCGCTGACGCTGGGCTACCGAACCGGCTCCAGCAACGAAGCCGCCGAAGATGGTTTTGTCCGCATCCGGTATGCGAAAGGCGATTTGCTGCTCATGGAATGCTGGGATTAG
- the porU2 gene encoding putative type IX secretion system sortase PorU2, whose translation MRYCLLFLFQFVIIFSYAQALRYGNEWIDYNQTYYRIPVTQQGLYRLTTDDLRRAGLPVSTIDPTTLQLFRRGIEQAILVSGESDRKLDEADYLQFIGTGNDGRQDSILYRPSSAQPHARYSLFSDTAAYFLTWRTDGKAGKRMAVINETNQTNLTPESYHLAEKLLLLTDEYSFKDSESLVSSKQVYFEEGEGWSGILRQKGVAADHTLRLDNWLRTAPVKPEMEVLLNGRDNFPHLVDVSVGASGASRRLLGTATFQAFQTPKIKGQLEPTDLSAANDITVSTLSRGSAEFDRYSVSYIQIRYPQHFNLAGISQQTFNLLKNPQARSYLELTNAPENLALFDVTDPTAPRRLTSVRTGTTEKVVVPGTDAARQLWGTATVLKPVKLERIVFRKLDPAKPNYLIISHEQLMKPAGSTPDAVRAYAGYRASSAGGRYDTLVVTFRELVNQFSFGERTSLAIRRFADYMLSSGSATGGRDKFLLLMGRGNMHYPTRKNALQDQLDLVPTVSYPGSDVSLTEGLGGSPNYIPAMPTGRINTLRPQEVIQYLNKVKEFESTPANAAWRKSVLHLSGGRSAYELTAFRTIMDGVKNTATAQFLGAAVTTRSKKTDEPVERIEVSDVVNRGVGLITAFGHSSPIVMDTDIGYASNPTYGYQNKGRYPMMFFNGCGIANIFYGATNSLSTDWLLTPDKGAIAALGHGYSGYVGQLDNFTRVFYETLLADSVYLSQPIGVVHREASRRTLQRFPSDMDIANIQQMLLQGDPALRIFPMPKADFQLTPEGVSRAGDPAAKDSVRLKVEIGNVGRFNSRELASLTVRRLLPGGSYQTLTQLAGRPVANRDTVIIAFRPAAEAGKISYELVVDAEKRVDEMDETNNLLVFSAESTTNGFAVTLPSAGDRFPPDRLNPLLEVTFDGMRIADGAIVSANPLIQVNLLDEDRYRIRQDTVGIDVLLKRPCPSCNFERIYLGGDEVEWRPAGSDNRFTLNYRPRNLSEGVYTLQVQAADVAGNKAGALPYQIRFRVKNEDSLSVAQAAPNPFSTSTRIRFVLSGKESPGDGQVVIHSLTGKMVWRSVQPVRIGENLFEWNGTDQDGAALPAGLYLYQLLLPDGRKQGGRVVLIR comes from the coding sequence ATGAGATATTGTTTACTGTTTCTTTTTCAGTTTGTTATAATTTTTTCCTACGCTCAGGCTTTACGCTACGGCAATGAATGGATCGACTATAATCAGACATACTATCGCATCCCAGTTACCCAACAAGGGCTCTATCGTTTAACGACTGATGATCTGCGCCGGGCGGGCTTGCCTGTTAGTACCATTGACCCAACCACCCTACAGCTTTTTCGACGCGGTATTGAACAAGCCATTCTGGTCAGTGGGGAGTCGGACCGAAAACTAGACGAAGCGGATTACCTACAATTCATCGGCACGGGAAATGACGGTCGGCAGGATTCAATTCTTTACCGGCCAAGCAGTGCCCAGCCTCATGCCCGCTATAGCCTATTTTCCGATACGGCGGCTTATTTTCTGACCTGGCGTACGGATGGAAAGGCGGGTAAGCGCATGGCGGTAATTAATGAAACAAACCAGACCAACCTAACGCCGGAAAGTTACCACCTCGCGGAAAAATTGCTGTTACTGACCGACGAATACAGTTTCAAGGATTCGGAAAGCCTCGTCAGTAGCAAGCAGGTTTATTTTGAGGAAGGCGAGGGCTGGTCAGGAATTTTGCGGCAGAAAGGCGTAGCGGCTGACCATACCCTTCGGCTGGACAATTGGCTGCGAACGGCCCCTGTAAAGCCTGAAATGGAGGTTTTACTAAATGGACGCGATAATTTCCCCCACCTGGTTGATGTATCCGTTGGGGCCAGCGGGGCTTCCAGGCGACTACTCGGCACAGCGACTTTCCAGGCCTTTCAAACACCAAAAATTAAAGGCCAGCTAGAGCCCACCGACCTGTCAGCCGCTAACGACATTACGGTTTCTACCCTTTCGCGCGGAAGCGCTGAATTCGACCGGTATTCAGTTAGTTATATTCAAATACGTTACCCGCAACATTTTAATCTGGCTGGTATAAGCCAGCAAACGTTCAATCTGCTGAAAAACCCGCAGGCGCGTTCGTATCTTGAATTGACCAATGCCCCGGAAAATCTGGCTTTGTTTGACGTTACAGATCCAACAGCGCCCCGGCGTCTGACTTCCGTTCGGACAGGAACAACCGAGAAAGTGGTCGTACCCGGCACAGATGCGGCTCGGCAACTTTGGGGAACGGCCACCGTGCTAAAACCCGTAAAACTGGAGCGTATCGTTTTTCGGAAGCTGGACCCGGCAAAGCCAAATTACCTGATTATTTCGCACGAACAACTCATGAAACCGGCAGGCTCAACTCCCGATGCCGTTCGTGCGTATGCAGGCTACCGTGCTTCGTCGGCGGGTGGTCGCTACGATACACTGGTGGTTACCTTTCGGGAGCTGGTCAACCAGTTTAGCTTTGGCGAACGTACCTCGCTGGCGATCCGCCGTTTTGCCGATTACATGCTGAGCAGCGGCTCAGCGACGGGTGGGCGAGACAAGTTTCTGCTCCTGATGGGCCGGGGAAATATGCATTATCCAACCCGAAAAAATGCGCTTCAGGATCAACTTGATTTGGTTCCGACGGTGAGTTATCCCGGCTCGGATGTATCGCTGACGGAAGGGCTGGGCGGCTCGCCGAATTACATCCCGGCCATGCCCACCGGACGGATTAATACGCTCCGGCCGCAAGAGGTCATTCAGTATCTGAATAAAGTAAAGGAGTTTGAAAGTACACCCGCCAACGCGGCCTGGCGGAAATCGGTTCTGCACCTGAGCGGAGGTCGGTCGGCCTACGAGCTAACCGCTTTTCGAACCATTATGGATGGGGTCAAAAATACCGCGACGGCGCAGTTCCTGGGGGCAGCCGTCACCACGCGGTCTAAAAAAACCGACGAGCCAGTCGAGCGGATCGAGGTGAGTGATGTGGTTAATCGGGGTGTTGGGTTGATCACGGCTTTCGGCCACTCGTCACCCATTGTCATGGATACCGACATTGGTTATGCGTCCAATCCAACGTATGGGTACCAGAATAAAGGCCGTTATCCCATGATGTTTTTTAACGGTTGTGGCATTGCCAACATCTTCTACGGAGCAACCAACAGCCTGAGCACCGACTGGCTGCTAACCCCCGACAAAGGAGCCATTGCCGCGCTGGGGCACGGGTATTCGGGCTACGTGGGCCAGCTGGATAATTTCACGCGTGTCTTTTACGAAACTTTATTGGCCGATAGTGTCTACCTGAGCCAGCCAATTGGGGTGGTGCACCGGGAGGCTTCCCGCCGGACCTTGCAGCGTTTTCCGAGCGATATGGATATTGCCAATATTCAGCAAATGTTGTTGCAGGGCGATCCGGCGTTGCGCATTTTTCCCATGCCGAAAGCGGACTTTCAGCTTACACCGGAGGGAGTTAGTCGAGCGGGCGATCCAGCGGCTAAAGATTCGGTGCGGTTAAAAGTTGAAATTGGCAATGTCGGGCGCTTTAACAGCCGGGAACTGGCCAGCCTGACGGTCCGGCGGCTGTTGCCGGGTGGAAGCTACCAAACGCTTACGCAATTGGCGGGTCGGCCGGTGGCTAATCGGGACACGGTGATTATTGCTTTCCGACCGGCTGCCGAAGCGGGAAAAATCAGCTATGAGCTGGTAGTTGATGCCGAAAAACGCGTTGATGAAATGGACGAGACCAATAATTTGCTCGTTTTCAGTGCCGAATCAACCACCAACGGGTTTGCAGTAACCTTACCGAGTGCAGGTGATCGCTTTCCGCCCGACCGCCTGAACCCACTGCTGGAAGTTACTTTTGACGGCATGCGCATTGCCGATGGAGCCATTGTTTCGGCCAATCCGTTAATCCAGGTAAATTTGCTGGACGAGGATCGGTACCGCATTCGACAGGATACGGTTGGAATCGATGTACTACTCAAACGGCCTTGTCCATCCTGCAATTTTGAGCGTATTTATCTGGGTGGTGATGAGGTTGAGTGGAGGCCAGCCGGGAGCGACAATCGATTTACGCTGAATTACCGCCCCCGTAACCTCAGTGAAGGCGTTTACACCTTGCAAGTCCAGGCTGCCGACGTGGCAGGCAACAAAGCGGGTGCATTGCCTTATCAGATTCGGTTTCGGGTAAAAAATGAAGACAGTCTATCGGTTGCGCAGGCCGCGCCAAATCCGTTTTCAACCAGCACACGCATTCGGTTTGTTTTGTCGGGGAAAGAATCGCCCGGTGACGGCCAAGTCGTGATTCACAGCTTAACTGGGAAAATGGTCTGGAGGTCGGTCCAGCCCGTACGCATTGGTGAAAACCTGTTCGAGTGGAACGGAACCGACCAGGATGGGGCGGCCTTGCCGGCAGGGCTTTACCTGTATCAGCTCCTTTTACCCGACGGCCGGAAGCAGGGCGGTCGCGTTGTGCTTATCCGTTAA
- a CDS encoding PadR family transcriptional regulator, with amino-acid sequence MNIENAQVQMRKGILEFCILHIISRGEVYASDMLDELTSARIMVVEGTLYPLLTRLKNAGLLDYKWVESTSGPPRKYYILTEVGQASLKAMNDTWDELAKSVNQIVSKTGQQKGVTNGHTQPEPAAPNDYTSNA; translated from the coding sequence ATGAATATTGAAAATGCACAAGTGCAGATGCGCAAAGGAATCCTGGAATTCTGCATCCTGCACATCATTTCGCGGGGAGAAGTGTATGCCTCCGACATGCTGGATGAGTTGACCTCAGCCCGCATTATGGTTGTAGAAGGCACCCTTTACCCGCTTTTGACCCGACTGAAGAATGCTGGTTTGCTCGATTACAAATGGGTAGAATCAACCTCGGGGCCACCCCGTAAATATTATATTTTGACGGAAGTAGGCCAGGCCTCTTTGAAAGCAATGAACGATACATGGGATGAATTGGCAAAGTCGGTGAACCAGATTGTCAGCAAAACCGGCCAGCAAAAAGGCGTTACCAATGGCCATACGCAACCGGAACCCGCTGCCCCGAACGATTACACATCCAATGCCTAA
- a CDS encoding PspC domain-containing protein produces MKKTISINISGVIFHIEEDGYDKLKGYLASIQQYFSTYEDSQEIITDIENRIAEKLHNKLKGEEKLGTPRQAVTLDDVNELIRSMGTVADFVAVEEEEILVGASQRPESKTTSSEAPPQSQPGYGSQQVPPRSTTAGRGPRRLYRDLRRKVIAGVASGIANYFNIDPVWVRLAFLTLVLALPPFAGASNSGEEFFAGLSGFTTILYIAMWIAFPGSTTLEEDKSVKKFYRNPDDKVLGGVSSGIAAYFGIDSGLVRLLFVLAIFAFGTGFLAYIILWIISPEAKTMTEKMEMKGQPITLENIEHNVKRSLNIDENEGNENALTKVLLFPFRVISAVFSGLGRALGPLAWGIGTVVRVLVGVMLLFVGGAIMIGALTILGTGLGMQGLGIETGNFPLELIQQELSVPMILAAFVAIFIPGLALAILGITLISQRTLVSSRVNLTLLSIWFLSLIGIAATIPPIVSDFRRTGVVEEAVVATPTGTPTFTINDLDDTSFRPSIELEAYNGTTWQVVKRLQAQGSSRRDAQANAKAAIYNFAVQDSTIRFDNEYEIKPGAKFRGQEVNITVLIPYEKPFRMSESFARYIRNEFGSREIDQMDNSLWKFTKQDGLVRADGTRDLDRNDDDDFDMDDAVSQALREEFGHDFDQKGDYNRQFDVPNFDKLDIGGAFIVRVRQGDTVRVVADGRESEINDLRVRVEGGELHVDFRKSGLFQWRDRKRIGITVTMPTVKSAQFSGATKASITGFENLEALDVDMSGACRSLIDVKVNRLKVNLSGASKATLQGRANNLSADLSGACKLDATASRVGRANVEASGASKADFGEVTDLNANTSGASKVNGNSSRNDIQ; encoded by the coding sequence ATGAAAAAGACCATCAGTATTAATATAAGCGGCGTCATCTTCCACATTGAGGAAGACGGCTACGACAAGCTAAAAGGTTATCTGGCGTCCATTCAGCAGTATTTTTCGACCTACGAAGATAGTCAGGAAATCATCACCGACATTGAGAACCGAATCGCCGAAAAGCTCCACAACAAGCTGAAAGGTGAAGAAAAACTAGGCACTCCACGCCAGGCCGTTACCCTTGACGATGTCAACGAATTGATTCGCTCGATGGGTACCGTGGCCGACTTCGTGGCGGTGGAAGAAGAAGAAATTCTGGTTGGTGCCAGCCAACGCCCCGAAAGCAAAACAACCAGTTCTGAAGCGCCTCCCCAAAGCCAGCCTGGATACGGTAGTCAGCAAGTGCCACCCCGCAGTACTACAGCAGGCCGGGGCCCTCGCCGCCTTTACCGCGATTTGCGCCGGAAAGTGATTGCCGGGGTAGCTTCTGGAATCGCCAATTATTTTAACATCGACCCGGTTTGGGTGCGGCTAGCCTTTCTGACGCTGGTCCTGGCCTTGCCGCCCTTTGCGGGAGCCAGCAACAGCGGTGAAGAGTTTTTCGCCGGTTTGTCCGGTTTCACTACCATCCTGTATATCGCCATGTGGATTGCTTTTCCGGGCTCCACGACTTTGGAAGAAGATAAAAGTGTAAAAAAGTTTTATCGCAATCCCGATGATAAGGTGCTGGGTGGTGTTTCTTCCGGCATTGCGGCTTATTTCGGCATCGACTCCGGTCTGGTTCGCTTGTTGTTTGTGCTAGCCATTTTCGCGTTCGGTACGGGTTTTCTGGCCTACATCATCCTTTGGATTATCTCTCCCGAAGCCAAAACGATGACCGAAAAAATGGAGATGAAAGGCCAGCCCATTACGCTGGAGAACATTGAACACAACGTCAAACGCAGCCTGAACATTGACGAAAATGAAGGCAACGAAAATGCTTTAACTAAAGTGCTTCTGTTTCCTTTTCGGGTGATATCAGCCGTTTTTAGTGGCCTGGGCCGCGCGCTGGGCCCATTGGCCTGGGGAATTGGCACGGTTGTCCGCGTTCTGGTTGGGGTGATGCTGCTTTTTGTTGGCGGTGCCATTATGATCGGGGCACTGACTATTCTCGGCACGGGGTTAGGCATGCAAGGTTTAGGCATTGAAACCGGCAATTTTCCACTGGAACTGATCCAGCAGGAGCTATCGGTACCCATGATTCTGGCCGCCTTTGTCGCCATCTTCATTCCGGGTCTGGCACTGGCAATTCTGGGTATCACGCTGATTTCGCAAAGAACACTGGTTTCTTCGCGGGTTAATCTGACCTTGCTAAGCATCTGGTTCCTGAGTTTAATTGGCATTGCGGCTACGATTCCGCCCATTGTCAGCGATTTTCGCCGGACGGGAGTTGTGGAAGAAGCGGTTGTCGCTACGCCTACTGGAACACCTACCTTTACAATCAATGACCTGGATGATACGTCTTTCCGACCTTCAATTGAACTGGAAGCGTATAACGGTACAACCTGGCAGGTGGTAAAACGGCTCCAGGCGCAAGGCTCTTCCCGTAGGGATGCCCAGGCTAATGCCAAAGCCGCAATCTATAACTTTGCTGTTCAGGATTCGACCATTCGCTTTGATAATGAGTACGAAATCAAGCCCGGCGCTAAATTTCGGGGCCAGGAAGTAAACATCACGGTGCTGATTCCTTACGAAAAACCATTCCGAATGAGCGAGTCGTTTGCCCGGTATATCCGAAATGAATTTGGCTCGCGCGAAATAGACCAGATGGATAACAGCCTCTGGAAATTTACCAAACAGGATGGGCTGGTGCGCGCTGACGGAACGCGTGATTTAGACCGCAATGATGATGATGATTTTGATATGGACGACGCCGTTAGTCAGGCATTGCGCGAAGAATTTGGGCATGATTTCGACCAGAAGGGAGATTACAACCGCCAGTTTGATGTCCCTAATTTTGATAAACTCGACATTGGGGGTGCCTTTATCGTGCGCGTTCGGCAGGGAGATACCGTTCGGGTCGTAGCGGATGGACGCGAGAGCGAAATCAACGATTTGCGGGTGCGCGTCGAAGGTGGTGAACTCCACGTTGACTTTCGCAAGAGCGGCCTGTTTCAGTGGCGCGATCGTAAACGAATCGGCATTACGGTTACCATGCCAACCGTAAAATCAGCTCAATTCTCTGGTGCAACCAAAGCCAGCATTACCGGCTTCGAGAACCTGGAAGCGCTGGATGTAGACATGAGTGGTGCCTGCCGTTCGCTCATCGACGTGAAAGTGAATCGGTTAAAAGTAAATCTGTCGGGGGCTTCCAAAGCTACTTTACAGGGTCGCGCCAACAATTTAAGTGCTGATCTGTCGGGCGCTTGCAAACTTGACGCCACCGCCAGCCGCGTTGGACGGGCAAACGTAGAGGCATCCGGCGCCAGTAAAGCTGACTTTGGCGAAGTAACTGATCTGAACGCTAATACCAGCGGTGCCAGCAAGGTTAATGGCAATTCATCACGGAATGACATTCAATAA
- a CDS encoding head GIN domain-containing protein: MKTLLTIQRFLVFCLAALTTMAFTACPANKGTRMSILQEETRTFSLSNFDRLDLGSAFVITVTQGSNYKITASGRQSDLEDLDASIGNNKTLRIRYKNNSFGNNRHERVTLTITMPNLSGVSFSGASKSTVTGFRNMGDFTADISGASSSTIDVDASQVSIDISGASNATLKGKAKTLNGEVSGAASLKAFDLKLESATVEASGASKAQVFATSRLQADASGASSVNYKGSPSVQSHTSGASSVRSAN, encoded by the coding sequence ATGAAAACGCTTTTGACCATTCAACGCTTCTTAGTTTTCTGCCTGGCTGCTCTGACAACGATGGCTTTTACAGCCTGCCCTGCCAATAAAGGCACCCGAATGAGCATTTTACAGGAAGAAACCCGCACGTTTTCCCTCAGCAATTTTGACCGTCTGGATTTAGGCAGCGCCTTTGTCATTACTGTTACACAAGGCAGCAATTATAAAATCACGGCTTCGGGTCGGCAAAGTGACCTGGAGGACCTGGATGCCAGCATCGGTAACAACAAAACATTGCGTATTCGTTACAAGAACAACTCGTTCGGAAACAACCGACACGAACGCGTTACGCTCACCATTACGATGCCTAATCTGTCCGGTGTCTCATTTTCGGGGGCTTCCAAATCGACGGTAACGGGCTTTCGGAACATGGGTGACTTCACCGCTGATATTTCCGGGGCTTCTTCGTCTACGATTGATGTGGATGCCTCTCAAGTGTCAATCGACATTTCTGGTGCGTCAAACGCTACGCTGAAAGGCAAAGCCAAAACCTTGAATGGAGAAGTGTCTGGCGCAGCCTCTCTGAAAGCGTTTGATCTTAAACTGGAAAGCGCCACGGTGGAAGCATCCGGAGCGAGTAAAGCGCAGGTTTTTGCGACCAGCCGTTTACAAGCCGATGCCAGTGGTGCCAGCAGCGTTAACTACAAAGGTTCACCTTCTGTCCAGTCACATACATCCGGTGCTAGTTCCGTTAGATCGGCTAACTAA